One genomic window of Desulfovibrio subterraneus includes the following:
- a CDS encoding ATP-binding protein: MSSLPFAFSRMRFRNKLNLGITLIVMFTSILLATFVTRLSADALLQESKRRGQVLAGNLALRAADPMLSLDLLVLKNIVDELHTVDEDIAYAFILDDHNRILVHSFNYGFPVELRLANLVKYGENRSVRLIDTGKERIYDFAVPVIVAKHTVGTARIGLSRTKAQAVVQGLIFTISGLTGIALLVGIVISTQFARRISSRLGQLREHAEDMVRGNLDLRTGKNLTRNCWEIQNCTGHDCPAYGDTERRCWYLAGTMCANCNPEDYPGKMDNCRDCPVFIENAGDEIQELSETFDVMALSLRKHIDDLQNAQKDLTRQQELMRTILSVSPDHVSLVDRDLRYLAVNTAFARFVGLSENDLIGMPESMVFSGDADPTRRNETLSILSTGMPVNREAFITSASGTKRWLHILRVPVHDERQRIIGVLTTARDITDLKSYQDQLIHSQKMESVGKLAGGVAHEINTPLGIILGYAQLLQEDVPEESQIHSDLAIIEKQAKFCRKIVADLLGFSRQTGSEKKEMCFNNSIMEVVQLIRHAFKLDNVEIITDLDDRFPIIFGDPEKLKQVWINLLSNATEAMEEGGGLIRIVTRLDVKSFTITAMFMDTGSGIRPENLSTIFDPFFSTKPVGKGTGLGLSVSFGIIEDHQGTIEVLSPLPEGMIEKGQLESVPRGPGTAFIVTLPLESSDGEAPKTCHDKNRPAEATNDTE; encoded by the coding sequence ATGTCTTCCCTTCCCTTTGCCTTTTCCCGCATGCGCTTTCGCAACAAGCTCAATCTGGGCATCACACTTATCGTGATGTTCACATCCATTCTGCTGGCCACCTTTGTGACCCGCCTCTCGGCTGATGCGCTTCTGCAGGAATCCAAGCGCCGCGGGCAGGTGCTCGCGGGCAACCTTGCCCTGCGCGCCGCCGACCCCATGCTTTCTCTCGATCTGCTGGTGCTCAAGAACATAGTGGATGAACTGCACACAGTGGATGAAGACATTGCCTACGCCTTCATTCTGGACGACCACAACCGCATTCTCGTGCACAGCTTCAATTACGGTTTCCCTGTGGAACTGCGCCTTGCCAACCTCGTCAAATACGGAGAAAACCGCAGCGTGCGGCTCATCGACACGGGCAAAGAGCGCATCTACGACTTTGCGGTTCCCGTCATCGTTGCCAAGCATACCGTCGGCACCGCCCGCATAGGTCTGTCACGCACCAAGGCGCAGGCTGTCGTGCAGGGACTCATCTTCACCATTTCCGGCCTTACGGGCATTGCCCTGCTGGTGGGCATTGTCATTTCCACCCAGTTCGCACGCCGCATATCCTCGCGGCTCGGCCAGTTGCGCGAACATGCGGAAGACATGGTGCGCGGCAATCTCGACCTGCGCACGGGCAAGAACCTCACCCGCAACTGCTGGGAAATACAGAACTGCACCGGCCACGACTGCCCTGCTTACGGCGATACGGAACGCCGGTGCTGGTATCTGGCAGGCACCATGTGTGCCAACTGCAACCCCGAAGACTATCCCGGCAAGATGGATAACTGCCGCGACTGCCCCGTATTCATCGAAAACGCGGGCGACGAAATTCAGGAACTTTCCGAGACATTTGATGTCATGGCGCTTTCCCTGCGCAAGCACATTGACGATCTGCAAAACGCCCAGAAAGACCTGACGCGCCAGCAGGAACTGATGCGCACCATTCTTTCCGTCAGCCCCGACCATGTTTCGCTGGTGGACCGCGACCTGCGCTACCTTGCCGTGAACACGGCCTTTGCCCGCTTTGTGGGCCTTTCGGAAAACGACCTCATCGGCATGCCCGAATCCATGGTCTTTTCCGGCGATGCTGACCCCACCCGCAGAAATGAAACCCTGTCCATCCTGAGCACGGGCATGCCGGTCAACCGCGAGGCATTCATCACATCCGCCTCCGGCACCAAACGCTGGCTGCACATTCTGCGGGTACCCGTGCACGACGAGCGCCAGCGCATCATCGGCGTGCTGACCACGGCGCGCGACATCACCGACCTGAAAAGCTATCAGGACCAGCTCATCCACTCCCAGAAAATGGAATCCGTGGGCAAGCTCGCGGGCGGTGTGGCGCATGAAATCAACACTCCCCTCGGCATCATCCTCGGCTATGCGCAGTTGCTGCAGGAAGATGTGCCGGAAGAAAGCCAGATACATTCCGACCTTGCCATCATAGAAAAGCAGGCCAAGTTCTGCCGCAAGATCGTGGCCGACCTGCTGGGCTTTTCCCGCCAGACAGGCAGCGAAAAGAAAGAGATGTGCTTCAACAACTCCATCATGGAAGTGGTGCAGCTCATCAGGCACGCATTCAAGCTGGACAATGTGGAGATCATAACCGACCTTGACGACAGGTTCCCCATCATCTTCGGTGATCCGGAAAAGTTGAAGCAGGTCTGGATAAACCTGCTCTCCAACGCGACCGAAGCCATGGAGGAAGGTGGCGGGCTCATACGCATAGTCACGCGGCTTGACGTGAAGAGTTTTACCATCACGGCCATGTTCATGGATACCGGCAGCGGCATACGGCCCGAGAACCTTTCCACCATCTTCGATCCCTTCTTCAGCACCAAACCGGTGGGCAAGGGAACGGGGCTGGGGCTTTCCGTGTCCTTCGGCATCATCGAGGATCATCAGGGCACCATTGAAGTGCTGAGTCCCCTGCCCGAAGGCATGATCGAAAAAGGACAGCTGGAATCCGTGCCGCGCGGCCCCGGCACCGCATTCATAGTAACCCTGCCGCTGGAATCTTCGGACGGTGAGGCCCCCAAAACCTGCCACGACAAGAACCGGCCCGCAGAGGCCACCAACGATACGGAGTAA
- a CDS encoding elongator complex protein 3, whose translation MIFSLPQRNDAVSRILPVFMPFAGCPNRCLYCAQQAQTGQVREELDSALKRLETLLAARAGQGHAPVEIGFYGGTFTALPLEWIERFLLLAHQYRDLGVVSGVRCSTRPDAVSLPLLNRLLELGLGTVELGIQTFDNAVLAASLRGYSADIASEGCRTVLEAGMALGIQLLPGLPGHTAGMFLSDVQQACALRPAFMRFYPCVVFRGTGLARLYERGEYAPWSLETAANACADGLRIAWENDVRVIRMGIAHDTGLDAELLAGPVHPAFGSMVRGRALVPFVLDRIEALGKEPTLLMAPQSVRGEFWGYKGECKPLYAQAGLTSDKVQWWSESHFCLR comes from the coding sequence ATGATTTTTTCGCTTCCGCAGCGTAATGACGCTGTCTCGCGCATTTTGCCGGTATTCATGCCTTTTGCCGGTTGTCCCAACCGGTGCCTGTACTGTGCCCAGCAGGCGCAGACAGGGCAGGTGCGCGAGGAGCTGGATAGTGCCCTGAAACGGTTGGAAACCCTGCTTGCGGCCCGTGCCGGGCAGGGCCACGCGCCTGTGGAAATAGGGTTCTACGGCGGTACATTCACCGCCCTTCCGCTGGAGTGGATTGAACGCTTCCTTCTGCTCGCGCATCAGTATCGCGATCTTGGGGTGGTGAGCGGCGTGCGCTGTTCCACCCGCCCCGATGCCGTATCACTGCCGCTGCTGAACCGCCTGCTCGAGCTTGGACTCGGCACTGTGGAACTTGGCATCCAGACCTTTGATAACGCCGTGCTCGCCGCCAGCCTGCGCGGGTATTCCGCCGATATAGCCAGTGAAGGCTGCCGTACCGTGCTTGAGGCGGGCATGGCGCTGGGCATTCAGCTTCTTCCGGGGCTGCCCGGTCATACTGCCGGGATGTTTTTGAGCGATGTACAGCAGGCCTGTGCGCTGCGTCCCGCTTTCATGCGGTTTTACCCCTGCGTGGTGTTCCGCGGCACCGGACTGGCGCGCCTGTATGAACGGGGAGAATATGCCCCGTGGTCGCTGGAAACTGCCGCGAATGCCTGTGCCGATGGCCTGCGCATAGCGTGGGAAAACGATGTGCGGGTGATACGCATGGGCATTGCCCACGATACCGGGCTGGATGCGGAACTGCTGGCAGGGCCGGTGCATCCCGCGTTCGGCTCCATGGTTCGCGGGCGGGCGCTGGTTCCATTCGTGCTTGACCGGATAGAGGCGCTTGGAAAGGAACCGACATTGCTCATGGCGCCGCAGTCCGTAAGAGGTGAGTTCTGGGGCTACAAGGGGGAATGCAAGCCTCTGTATGCACAGGCTGGCCTGACTTCGGACAAGGTGCAGTGGTGGAGCGAATCCCATTTCTGCCTGCGCTGA
- a CDS encoding PEP/pyruvate-binding domain-containing protein encodes MSFRELFLHWTYQAFAPGTLLRNKYNAFKELLRLDDQCLERIADLEEIHYGREQADWARVTWLCEELGTTLRSLIEQLQSMGPTRYMDLLDYFSKINFYVRMAVTVPDAEIVPPFVFPLTDAMQHSRQAGGKALHLAQIAHATDLPLPPGMVISASAFHYFIEANELRPLLDERLRQVRLTDPAELAALADEMQLLIHEAEMPDPIANEIEIAALELGSGGKLLAVRSSAVAEDGEASFAGQYTSKLNVAASDIMEAWKEVVASKYTPRAIAYRIMHGLADSETPMGVLIMPMIEPACAGVVYTRDPEMHANLPVPDREHGALAVFAVEGLGEALVDGSTSPHTALLSRRPSHRLIDKPADFPVPTPTLKRLAEHAMQLEDLFGAPQDVEWAMDGRNRLHILQSRAIQADRTAEAMLHHAPPDLPVLISATPAGASAVAAGRTTIIPQCSDIQDMPRGSVLVTRNLGPALSRVIDRVAAVIALKGSRASHFASVAREFGVPVIVDAAGCLESLENGIIVTVDGITGTVHAGRPDFLPEKPPVMHRQLGAMRRLGMAMPRIAKLNLTDPMADNFAPEFCRSMHDLVRFAHERGVEEMFTLVGRSGRGLSGARKLKSDIPISLYLLNLEDGLFHSAAGKPDVTPDDIRSVPMWALWFGLSCNRVQWPTNLKHVDWNELDRVSAGIINPDSPQLASYAVLSHTYLHMMVRFGYHFSVIDTLCGPEARQNYIKFRFKGGGGRPEQRILRLQFIERVLSRFGFFVTTRGDLLDARHPAEEDSEIQKRLAMLGLLLARTRMMDMGLTRYEQIDETEQAFLQDLEALEKRE; translated from the coding sequence ATGTCTTTTCGCGAACTATTTCTGCACTGGACCTATCAGGCTTTTGCACCTGGTACCCTGCTGCGCAACAAATACAACGCCTTCAAGGAGCTGCTGCGCCTTGATGACCAATGCCTTGAGCGCATTGCCGATCTGGAAGAGATTCACTACGGGCGAGAGCAGGCGGACTGGGCCCGCGTCACATGGCTGTGCGAGGAACTGGGCACCACGCTGCGCAGCCTCATAGAGCAGCTGCAGTCCATGGGTCCCACCCGCTACATGGACCTGCTGGACTACTTTTCCAAGATCAACTTCTATGTCCGCATGGCCGTGACCGTGCCGGATGCCGAAATAGTGCCGCCCTTCGTGTTTCCGCTGACAGATGCCATGCAGCATTCCAGGCAGGCGGGCGGCAAGGCACTGCACCTCGCCCAGATAGCCCATGCCACTGACCTGCCCCTGCCCCCCGGCATGGTGATTTCCGCCAGCGCCTTTCACTACTTCATAGAAGCCAACGAACTGCGCCCCCTGCTTGACGAACGCCTGCGGCAGGTGCGGCTTACCGACCCTGCCGAGCTCGCCGCCCTTGCGGACGAGATGCAGCTGCTCATTCATGAAGCGGAAATGCCCGACCCCATTGCCAACGAGATTGAAATCGCCGCGCTGGAACTGGGCTCCGGCGGCAAGTTGCTGGCCGTGCGCTCCAGCGCCGTCGCCGAAGACGGTGAGGCTTCCTTTGCAGGGCAATACACTTCCAAACTCAATGTTGCTGCCTCGGATATCATGGAGGCGTGGAAGGAAGTGGTGGCCTCCAAGTACACCCCGCGCGCCATTGCCTACCGCATCATGCACGGGCTTGCGGATTCCGAAACGCCCATGGGCGTGCTCATCATGCCCATGATCGAGCCTGCCTGCGCCGGTGTCGTCTACACCCGCGATCCGGAAATGCACGCCAACCTGCCCGTGCCGGACAGAGAGCACGGTGCTCTTGCCGTGTTTGCCGTGGAAGGGCTGGGCGAAGCACTGGTGGACGGCAGCACCTCGCCCCATACGGCCCTGCTCTCCCGCCGCCCCAGCCACAGACTTATCGATAAGCCTGCGGATTTTCCCGTTCCCACGCCCACGCTCAAACGCCTTGCCGAACACGCCATGCAGCTCGAAGACCTGTTCGGCGCGCCGCAGGACGTGGAATGGGCCATGGACGGTCGCAACCGCCTGCACATTCTGCAAAGCCGCGCCATTCAGGCGGACAGAACGGCAGAGGCCATGCTGCATCACGCCCCGCCGGACCTGCCGGTACTCATCAGTGCCACGCCTGCGGGTGCATCGGCCGTTGCCGCAGGGCGCACCACCATCATTCCCCAGTGCAGCGACATTCAGGACATGCCGCGCGGCTCGGTGCTGGTTACCCGCAATCTCGGCCCTGCGCTTTCCCGCGTCATAGACAGGGTGGCCGCCGTCATCGCACTCAAGGGCAGCCGCGCCAGCCATTTTGCCTCTGTCGCCCGCGAGTTCGGCGTTCCCGTCATCGTGGATGCGGCAGGCTGCCTTGAATCGCTGGAAAACGGCATCATCGTCACCGTGGACGGCATCACCGGCACAGTGCACGCGGGCCGCCCCGATTTTCTGCCGGAAAAGCCGCCCGTCATGCACCGCCAGCTCGGTGCCATGCGCAGGCTTGGCATGGCCATGCCCCGCATAGCCAAGCTCAACCTGACAGACCCCATGGCAGACAACTTTGCCCCGGAATTCTGCCGGTCCATGCACGACCTTGTGCGCTTTGCCCACGAACGGGGCGTGGAAGAGATGTTCACCCTTGTGGGCCGCTCCGGTCGCGGGCTTTCCGGCGCGCGCAAGCTGAAATCGGATATTCCCATTTCCCTGTACCTGCTCAATCTGGAAGACGGCCTCTTCCACTCCGCCGCAGGCAAGCCCGATGTCACGCCGGACGATATCCGCTCCGTCCCCATGTGGGCGCTCTGGTTCGGCCTTTCCTGCAATCGCGTACAGTGGCCCACGAACCTCAAGCATGTGGACTGGAACGAACTGGACCGCGTAAGCGCGGGCATCATCAACCCGGATTCCCCGCAGCTTGCAAGCTATGCCGTGCTCTCGCACACCTACCTGCACATGATGGTGCGGTTCGGCTACCATTTCTCGGTCATAGACACCCTGTGCGGACCGGAAGCACGCCAGAACTACATCAAATTCCGTTTCAAGGGCGGCGGCGGCAGACCGGAACAACGGATTCTGCGGCTGCAGTTCATAGAACGCGTTCTTTCCCGTTTCGGCTTCTTCGTCACCACGCGCGGCGACCTGCTGGACGCCCGCCACCCTGCAGAAGAGGACTCCGAAATTCAGAAAAGGCTGGCCATGCTGGGACTGCTGCTGGCCCGCACCCGCATGATGGACATGGGCCTCACCCGGTACGAACAGATTGACGAGACGGAACAGGCCTTTCTGCAGGATCTGGAAGCGTTGGAAAAGCGGGAATGA
- a CDS encoding response regulator, giving the protein MASIMVLDDVIDAGVLIKRILERKGHTVSVFTDEDEAINHAASATPDLAILDIKLRKMTGVQVLDELKKRCPDIRVIMLTGYPTLETARESLRLGANEYCVKPIDKDELEGKVDDVLGL; this is encoded by the coding sequence ATGGCATCCATAATGGTATTGGACGACGTTATCGACGCCGGCGTACTGATCAAGCGCATTCTCGAACGCAAGGGACACACCGTTTCCGTATTCACCGACGAGGACGAGGCCATCAACCACGCGGCTTCTGCCACGCCCGACCTCGCCATTCTGGATATCAAACTGCGCAAGATGACCGGCGTGCAGGTGCTCGACGAACTCAAAAAGCGGTGCCCCGACATCCGCGTCATCATGCTTACCGGCTACCCCACGCTGGAAACCGCGCGCGAATCCCTGCGCCTCGGTGCCAACGAATACTGCGTGAAGCCCATCGACAAGGATGAGCTGGAAGGCAAGGTGGACGACGTTCTCGGGCTCTAG
- a CDS encoding methyl-accepting chemotaxis protein, translated as MTLKKQLLISFLSVMIIGMVGVAAIMWSMGSSGMSDLGETSSNALRLRAQNQLATLRGVKSVQVHDLLGNMADQLVTFSRGRTVIDASLAFAYDIEIVRHESNTPPDAIEGMRRELATFLAGDAFLRQQNFTTYAAATPGYSPAQPDKYVPKDPNAVVLWAHFLQPQVTPAKRADIVEPENLIVGYTDNHLLYHPVFRDYAHRFGYRDMYLIRPETGQVLYSINKAPDFATSLKDGPFKSSALAKAYREAEEAGKNGKKGFIAQTDFAPYEPLGNAPVAFMATPVFDGGQYIATLAFAMPVKKLNDMLLNSGKFDTFGLGESGETYLVGPDGKRRTSSRFTDTDLDVLVENIDSAPVKAALGGETGEGYAQDYRGVDTLAAWEPIDVLGSRWALVAQMDTAEAMKASAEVSSMADSTRADMVMAGGLALAVFILVGTLIAYAIVGRIVGPVNRLGAYAKTVAGGDFKASIDGTFPNELDLLKISIQHMVNELKIKLGFSQGILDAISDSFPCMTLNTDKRITFIGKRLMEVAGKTGNANDYLGQTVGQFFYNDESRRTRSDEALDARRKTEGEMTVQSGGKESILHVNATPIFDLDNSQIGAFTLYFDLTTIRAQEAEIRAKNEKIASVALQAIAIAEHVATSAGALSKQVENAANGADRQSARAAETATAMEQMNATSMEVARNAASAAENADLARKQASGGQAEVESLIRSIAVMRQQAGELKGFMDNLGAQTVDVGNVINVIQDIADQTNLLALNAAIEAARAGEAGRGFAVVADEVRKLAEKTMQATGEVGRAIKAIQEGASQSIEGVERAANAVKTSTEQATNSGKTLQDIVAAVNNTADQVQAIAAAAEEQSATSEEVNRAVEDVTAIAASTADGMNEAKEAILELAGRAEELQQLIRIMRSE; from the coding sequence ATGACGCTTAAAAAACAGCTTCTTATCAGTTTTCTTTCGGTAATGATCATCGGCATGGTCGGTGTTGCTGCGATCATGTGGAGCATGGGGTCAAGCGGCATGTCCGACCTTGGCGAGACAAGCTCAAACGCTCTCAGGCTGCGGGCGCAGAACCAGCTTGCCACACTGCGCGGCGTAAAATCCGTTCAGGTGCACGATCTGCTGGGCAACATGGCCGACCAGCTTGTTACCTTCAGCAGGGGGCGCACGGTCATTGATGCATCACTCGCCTTTGCCTATGATATCGAGATAGTCCGCCACGAATCAAACACCCCGCCGGACGCCATTGAAGGCATGCGCAGAGAACTTGCAACCTTCCTTGCCGGAGACGCCTTTCTCAGGCAGCAGAATTTCACCACTTACGCCGCAGCCACGCCCGGATACTCGCCCGCACAGCCTGACAAATACGTCCCTAAAGATCCCAACGCCGTGGTGCTGTGGGCGCATTTTCTGCAGCCGCAGGTAACGCCCGCCAAGCGTGCCGACATTGTGGAACCTGAAAACCTGATCGTCGGCTACACCGACAACCACCTGCTCTACCACCCCGTCTTCAGGGATTACGCCCACCGTTTCGGCTATCGCGACATGTACCTTATCCGCCCCGAAACCGGACAGGTGCTCTATAGCATCAACAAGGCGCCGGACTTTGCCACCAGCCTGAAAGACGGACCGTTCAAGTCGTCCGCCCTTGCAAAAGCCTATCGCGAAGCTGAAGAGGCAGGCAAAAACGGCAAGAAGGGCTTCATCGCCCAAACGGATTTTGCCCCCTATGAACCGCTTGGCAACGCGCCCGTGGCCTTCATGGCCACCCCCGTGTTCGACGGCGGGCAATACATAGCAACCCTCGCCTTTGCCATGCCGGTCAAGAAGCTGAACGACATGCTGCTGAACAGCGGCAAATTCGACACCTTCGGCCTTGGCGAGAGCGGCGAAACCTACCTTGTAGGGCCGGACGGCAAACGCCGCACATCTTCGCGCTTCACGGATACTGATCTTGATGTGCTTGTGGAGAACATTGATTCCGCACCGGTCAAAGCAGCCCTTGGCGGCGAGACAGGTGAAGGTTACGCGCAGGATTACCGCGGTGTGGACACCCTTGCCGCGTGGGAACCCATTGATGTTCTCGGCTCCCGCTGGGCGCTGGTTGCCCAGATGGATACGGCGGAGGCCATGAAGGCCAGCGCCGAGGTCAGCTCCATGGCGGACAGCACCCGCGCAGACATGGTCATGGCGGGCGGGCTTGCCCTCGCTGTGTTCATTCTCGTGGGCACGCTCATTGCCTACGCCATCGTCGGGCGCATCGTCGGTCCGGTCAACAGGCTCGGTGCGTATGCCAAAACCGTTGCGGGCGGCGACTTCAAGGCGAGCATAGACGGCACCTTCCCCAACGAGCTTGATCTGCTCAAGATATCCATCCAGCACATGGTCAACGAACTGAAGATCAAGCTCGGATTCTCGCAGGGTATTCTGGATGCGATTTCAGACAGCTTCCCCTGCATGACCCTGAACACGGACAAGCGCATCACCTTCATAGGCAAACGCCTCATGGAAGTGGCAGGGAAAACCGGCAATGCCAACGACTATCTGGGCCAGACCGTGGGCCAATTCTTCTACAACGACGAGAGCAGGCGCACCCGCTCTGACGAGGCACTGGATGCCCGCCGCAAGACCGAAGGCGAGATGACCGTGCAGTCCGGCGGCAAGGAATCCATCCTGCACGTGAACGCAACGCCCATCTTCGATCTGGACAACAGCCAGATCGGCGCGTTCACCCTGTACTTCGACCTGACGACCATCCGCGCGCAGGAAGCGGAAATCCGCGCCAAGAATGAAAAGATCGCATCCGTTGCCCTGCAGGCCATTGCCATTGCCGAACATGTGGCCACCTCTGCCGGAGCACTCTCAAAACAGGTGGAAAACGCGGCGAACGGTGCCGACCGCCAGTCCGCCCGTGCAGCGGAAACCGCCACCGCCATGGAGCAGATGAATGCTACCTCCATGGAAGTGGCCCGCAACGCGGCCAGTGCGGCAGAAAACGCCGACCTTGCACGCAAGCAGGCCAGCGGCGGGCAGGCAGAGGTGGAAAGCCTCATCCGTTCCATTGCCGTCATGCGGCAGCAGGCCGGCGAACTCAAAGGCTTCATGGATAACCTCGGCGCCCAGACAGTGGATGTGGGCAATGTCATCAACGTCATTCAGGACATTGCCGACCAGACCAACCTGCTTGCTCTAAACGCCGCCATCGAAGCTGCCCGTGCCGGTGAAGCAGGACGCGGATTTGCCGTGGTTGCCGACGAAGTGCGCAAGCTGGCGGAAAAAACCATGCAGGCGACCGGCGAAGTGGGCCGCGCCATCAAGGCCATTCAGGAGGGCGCTTCGCAGTCCATCGAGGGTGTGGAGCGGGCTGCCAATGCCGTGAAAACATCCACGGAACAGGCCACCAACTCAGGCAAGACCCTGCAGGATATTGTTGCCGCGGTGAACAACACGGCCGATCAGGTGCAGGCCATTGCCGCTGCCGCAGAGGAGCAGTCCGCCACCAGCGAAGAGGTCAATCGCGCGGTTGAAGATGTCACTGCCATTGCCGCCAGCACGGCGGACGGCATGAACGAAGCCAAGGAAGCCATACTGGAACTGGCAGGCAGGGCCGAAGAGCTGCAGCAGCTCATCCGCATCATGCGCTCGGAATAA
- a CDS encoding DUF4197 domain-containing protein, with the protein MRNSNFRRNTLWALIFTLAAFHALPARAGLLDAVKEQIFSGSSGTSGTSATSSSSLTDREVINGLKEALNTTVKKSVSTLSAEGGFLNTPSVRIPMPDSLTAAEKIARSLGQDKLADEFIATMNHAAEQAAGETASIFLNAIKSMSFDDARAILNGSNDAATAYLRKTSTGDLTERIRPIVEKATKAAHVTDTYKNFADSLHQLTPLMSTKASDLDGYVTDKTIEGIFTVMAKEEASIRANPAARTTDLLKKVFGSTTR; encoded by the coding sequence ATGCGCAACAGCAATTTCAGACGAAACACTCTCTGGGCTCTCATATTCACCCTTGCCGCCTTTCATGCCCTGCCCGCCCGGGCGGGTCTGCTTGATGCGGTCAAAGAACAGATTTTCAGCGGTTCTTCCGGTACATCCGGCACATCCGCCACTTCGTCCTCCTCCCTCACGGACCGCGAAGTCATCAACGGCCTGAAGGAAGCGCTCAATACCACAGTAAAGAAATCCGTATCCACGCTCAGCGCGGAAGGCGGCTTTCTCAATACTCCCTCTGTCCGCATTCCCATGCCGGATTCGCTGACCGCAGCGGAAAAGATCGCCCGCTCGCTGGGGCAGGACAAGCTGGCCGACGAGTTCATCGCCACCATGAACCATGCAGCGGAACAGGCTGCGGGCGAAACGGCTTCCATATTCCTGAACGCCATCAAATCCATGAGCTTTGACGATGCACGGGCCATATTGAACGGCTCAAATGATGCCGCCACCGCGTATCTGCGCAAGACAAGCACCGGCGACCTGACCGAACGCATCCGCCCCATCGTGGAAAAGGCGACCAAGGCTGCGCATGTCACAGATACCTACAAAAATTTCGCGGACTCGCTGCACCAGCTCACCCCCCTGATGAGTACCAAAGCATCCGACCTTGACGGATACGTCACTGACAAGACCATCGAGGGTATTTTCACCGTCATGGCCAAGGAAGAGGCGTCCATCAGGGCCAACCCTGCGGCGCGAACCACCGACCTGCTGAAAAAGGTTTTCGGCAGCACCACCCGTTAG
- a CDS encoding protein-tyrosine phosphatase family protein, with product MDGSADKKDNATPNLLQRLGCTIRRCLTDFMRAEPPSDAPPPHPLFPVHWVTAHLGAGPAPHRRAHLMALREQGIQCILNLCDELAELAHIEREFGFEVYHLPVIDEEAPELEALDQALEWVDEALFLGKHVYIHCRHGIGRTGTVLNAYLLRKGMGQQLATRTLRRLRSQPANYDQWRTVRQYGKQNPPLTIREPSLEFGKTVDLAPFIANYLSLEAQIERELTNLPPAPRCGRDHGQCCSSPVSLTLIEALVLSSRINTLIPGAERAEIIRRAVEASRKERKVRQALQGEYCLSDADTMCPLNRTNPLCAPAVEPDDTIICQDLCILYEYRPLKCRIFGQSEEQSTHLWQNTLIEPLKELSEQVFLTLSGSLPPEEGLRFSLPDVLSGKYVEAVFRLMLFSSGENAAEQAGD from the coding sequence ATGGACGGTTCAGCCGATAAGAAGGATAACGCGACGCCCAATCTGCTGCAGCGGCTCGGCTGCACCATACGACGCTGCCTCACGGATTTCATGCGGGCTGAGCCGCCATCCGACGCGCCCCCGCCGCATCCCCTTTTTCCTGTGCACTGGGTCACGGCACACCTTGGCGCAGGTCCCGCACCACACAGGCGGGCGCACCTCATGGCACTGCGCGAACAGGGCATTCAGTGCATTCTCAACCTGTGCGATGAGCTGGCGGAGCTGGCCCACATAGAACGCGAGTTCGGCTTTGAGGTCTATCACCTGCCGGTCATAGATGAAGAAGCCCCGGAACTCGAAGCGCTTGATCAGGCGCTGGAGTGGGTAGATGAGGCCCTGTTCCTCGGCAAGCATGTCTACATCCACTGCCGCCACGGCATCGGCAGAACCGGCACCGTGCTGAACGCTTACCTGCTCCGCAAGGGCATGGGGCAGCAGCTCGCAACCCGCACCCTCAGACGCCTGCGCTCGCAGCCTGCCAACTACGACCAGTGGCGCACGGTCCGGCAATACGGCAAGCAGAACCCGCCGCTCACGATTCGAGAACCATCTCTTGAATTCGGCAAGACTGTGGACCTTGCTCCCTTCATCGCCAACTACCTCTCCCTCGAAGCGCAGATTGAGCGCGAGCTGACGAATCTGCCTCCCGCACCCCGCTGCGGGCGCGACCACGGGCAATGCTGCAGCTCGCCTGTTTCGCTCACGCTCATTGAAGCGCTGGTGCTCAGCAGCCGCATAAACACGCTCATTCCCGGTGCGGAACGGGCAGAGATCATCCGCCGCGCCGTGGAGGCATCCCGCAAGGAACGCAAGGTCCGCCAGGCCCTGCAGGGCGAATACTGCCTTTCAGACGCCGACACCATGTGTCCCCTCAACAGGACAAACCCGTTGTGCGCCCCTGCCGTCGAACCGGATGACACCATCATCTGTCAGGACCTGTGCATTCTGTATGAATACCGCCCGCTCAAGTGCCGCATTTTCGGCCAGAGCGAAGAACAGAGCACGCACCTGTGGCAGAATACGCTCATCGAACCGCTCAAGGAACTCTCCGAACAGGTATTTCTCACCCTTTCCGGCTCCCTGCCACCGGAAGAAGGACTCCGCTTTTCGTTGCCTGATGTTCTTTCCGGCAAATATGTCGAAGCCGTGTTCCGCCTCATGCTGTTCTCATCCGGTGAGAATGCTGCAGAACAGGCCGGTGACTAA